The genomic segment tgtatggtggtcatggtttggctgtgtatggtggtcacggtttggctgtgtatggtggtcatggtttggctgtgtatggtggtcacggtttggctgtgtatggtggtcacggtttggctgtgtatggtggtcacggtttggctgtgtatggtggtcatggtttggctgtgtatggtggtcatggtttggctgtgtatggtggtcACGGTTTGGCTGTGTGCGGTGGTCGCGGTTTGGCTGTGTGTGGTGGTCGCGGTTTGGCTGTGTGCGGTGGTCGCGGTTTGGCTGTGTGTGGTGGTCCTGGTTTGGCTGTGTGTGGTGGTCCTGGTTTGGCTGTGTGTGGTGGTCGTGGTTTGGCTGTGTGTGGTGGTCACAGTTTGGCTATGTGTGGTGGTCACAGTTTGGCTGTGTGTGGTGGTCACGGtttggttgtgtgtgtggtggtcctGGTTTAACTGTTTATGGTGGTCAcggtttggctgtgtatggtggtcATGGTTTGACTGTGTATGGTGGTCAcggtttggctgtgtatggtcacggtttggctgtgtatggtggtcacagtttggctgtgtatggtggtcacggtttggctgtgtatggtggtcacagtttggctgtgtatggtCATGGTTTGACTGTGTATGGTGGTCAcggtttggctgtgtatggtcacggtttggctgtgtatggtggtcacagtttggctgtgtgtggtggtcacggtttggttgtgtgtgtggtggtcctGGTTTAACTGTTTATGGTGGTCACtgtttggctgtgtatggtggtcATGGTTTGACTGTGTATGGTGGTCAcggtttggctgtgtatggtCACAGTTTGGTTGTGTATGGTCAcggtttggctgtgtatggtggtGGTCACagtttggctgtgtatggtggtGGTCACagtttggctgtgtatggtggtcacggtttggctgtgtatggtggtcacggtttgactgtgtatggtggtcacggtttggctgtgtatggtcacggtttggctgtgtatggtggtcacagtttggctgtgtatggtggtcacggtttggctgtgtatggtggtcATGGTTTGACTGTGTATGGTGGTCACGGTTTGACTGTGTATGGTGGTCAcggtttggctgtgtatggtcacggtttggctgtgtatggtggtcACGGTTTGACTGTGTATGTTGGTCAcggtttggctgtgtatggtcacggtttggctgtgtatggtggtcacagtttggctgtgtatggtggtggtcacggtttggctgtgtatggtcacggtttggctgtgtatggtggtcacggtttggctgtgtatggcggtggtcacggtttggctgtgtatggtggtcacagtttggctgtgtatggtggtcacggtttggctgtgtatggtggtcatggtttggctgtgtatggtggtcacggtttgactgtgtatggtggtcacggtttggctgtgtatggtcacggtttggctgtgtatggtggtcACGGTTTGACTGTGTATGGTGGTCACGGTTGGGCTGTGTATGGTCAcggtttggctgtgtatggtggtcACGGTTTGGCTGTATATGGTGGTGGTCAcggtttggctgtgtatggtggtcacggtttggctgtgtatggtggtcacggtttggctgtgtatggtggtcacggtttggctgtgtatggtggtcacagtttggctgtgtatggtggtcacggtttggctgtgtatggtggtcacggtttggctgtgtatggtggtcacggtttggctgtgtatggtggtcACGGTTTGGCTGTGCATGGTGGTCACagtttggctgtgtatggtggtcacagtttggctgtgtatggggtatgtatgtgtgaacaGGCACTTATGCAATGTTTAAGCACTTACCAATCACGCCACTTAGTGTGTTTGCTTTAACCTTTCAGTAAATAGATATACTCCAGCCATTCAGACAAACAAAAGTAGTGATGCTTTCTAATGAGCTGACTCACCCATTCTTCTTGCTGCTTGTCTGACAGCCTTTATCTTCCGAATGAAGTCTCCTTTAATCAGTACAAGCTTGTCTGCTGGTATAACATTCACCAGGCAGTGCATCATGTCACTCAGGGAGGGATTTGTCAGGTAATATGTGCTGTCTTTAGACAGTGGGTGCGTAGAAAAGAACTAAAGGAAATAATCAAAGAGCAGAATGACACGTCTCTTTGGTCACTGGCTtgaaaattagttttttaaaccattttccCCACCTTGTTACCACAGCCAACTCCAAGAAAGTGAATTTTTACCCCCTAAATAAAACCTTTGATCTTACCTGGTAGTCTTCTTTCACATGTCCTTTCAGAGCACTAATGATGTCATCAGTGAGGACCCCTTCACACTTCTCCTTTTCTACTCCCATGATGTCATTAAAGGCGAAAGGAAAGAATTTACCTTGTGCCACTGAATATTtttgatactgaaaaatgaaaatgaaaaatgaaatgcatttgtgtttgtgaattGCAATGTACATGATATGCACGGGCAAGAGCTGAAGTTCAACACcttgtgtttatatttgtcAATCTGTATCATTCAAAAGATTTCAGCTGTTGTGCTGGTTAGTTCTTGGAAGATAACTTTTTAAGCACAAAAATTGTAATTTTAAGATTAAAATTAGATTATAAAAATGTGAAGTTTGAATTTTAGTCATATTAACGTTctttgaaatgttctgttcaatatctgaataattaaaataatttacagcactgtgcaaaagttttcactcaagccattaagtacaacttACTTATTTGTCAGTATGAGGTAAGAGCAAGAAAAAaccacagaaaattacacagaagcctcaacaactaaaaataatatatatgatatttttcttttactttaaaaaaaaaaaaaaattgtccacCCTTGATTACAGATTCTTCCATTGTTTTTGGGAGATGTGCCTTATCATAACTGTAACTGCAAACCTAAACCTACACTTACCCTTAAACTTTACCTTCACTTTAACCTTAAAGCTACACCCTCTCCTAACcataaccttaacttcaaccttAAACCTACACCTACCCCTAAACCTCACCccaaccttaacttcaaccccaCACTTACACCTAACTTAACTCTAACCTCAACTTCATTCTTAACCATTCTTAAACCTAACCATAACTGCATCTTCAACCCTAATTCTACACCTACCTCTAAACCTCACCATAACTGTAATTTCAACCTTAAatctacacctactcctaaatctAAACCTCACCATGACCATAAATTCAACCTTAAAATTACACCTACTCccaaatctaaccctaaccttcaaccctaaacctacacctactacTAAACCTCAACCTAACCATAGATATAACTTCAACCTTAAACTTGCACCTACCTCTAAACCTCACCGGAACAATAACTTCAACCCTAAGTCaacacctactcctaaccctaacatcaaccctaaacctaaacctgcaccaagcctaaccctaaccttaacttcaacacagaacctacatctactcctgaACGTAATACTCActataatgttgttgataatcaactatTACCAAAATGTTTGctaataattattcatttaaggTTTTATCATGTTTTCTCTTAAATCTGTCTTGTAGTTTTATCATCTATAGGGGCCATCAAAATAaacttggttgcattttttgcttctcataagccaaataattattaaatacacacatagactaatcagtccattaaaccttactccacatctcagcaATAAACTTCTGTTTGGAAACAGAATCTGAGacatttgtttgttatttttctttccttcttctatGCATAAATTAGAATGTCCTCTTATATTGTAAAGAACCTCTGATATTGCACTGTGTACTCACATATATGGTGTAGCTCTTAGAAGACTCTGCTGAAGCCAGACAGTTGATGAACTGACGTCTTTCAAAAATGCTTTTGATGGTGTTTATGACGCTGGATTTTCCAGCTCCAACTGGTCCATATAGAAGGAAGCGGAGCTCACTGACTTTGTCACTGCCAATTTTAAAGGACCTCAGGTTCTCAATCATTGGCTTTTCCCTGGGGAGAAAAGTAGAAATCAAGCATAGTTACTCAAACTCCTACAGTCTGCTGTACCCAATTCTTAATCTAAACACAATTTCTGGCGAGTATGAAATTTGGAAGTGGTTTAGGCAAGAATAAGACATTAAATATTACTTGATTAGGAACACCTCAGCCGATAATGTGAAAGCAATGCAATGCAAGATCTCAAGTATCAAACATGAGCATAGCTTTGAGCCTGGtatgattgttggtgccagacagggtGGTTTGAGTGTTTCAGAAACTGCCAGTCTCCTGAGATTTTTGCACACAACAATCTCTAAAATTCATACAAAGTACTACACAAAAGTTAATGGTAAGATTGCTGCAGTTACACAAatgaccactttttttttttttacaacactgGTGATCATAGAAGCATTATGAGATGCACAGTAAACAAAGGCAatccttgaggtggatgggctacaacagaaGACCACATTGGTGGATCCACCAATTGGTGGATCTCAATTTCTGCTGTGACCTGCAGATAATAGGGTCTGAATCTATAGTAaaatgcatgaatgaatgaacccAACCTGCCTGTGTCAACAGGCTAAGCAAGTGGTGGTGTGTAGTGATATGGAAAAGTTTTCTTTGCATGCCTAATACAAGTTGATACAATCACTTGAATGCCACATCTGCGCTTTGTGCATCCTTTGATGGCCACTTTTTACCAATATTGTAATGGCAGCATGATGTGTCTTGACACAAGTAATCTAAAACAGGTTCCAGAAACAGGATGAGCTCAGTGCATCAGTGACCTCTTCAGTGACCAGATCTGATTTCAATAGAGCACTTTTGGGATTTGGTATCTGCAGCTGTTAAGTAATGCAATCAGTCAAGGAATGTTTTTCCAGCACATTGTTGAACCATGTCATGAAGAACCCAGGCTGTTCTGAGAGTAAAGGGGGTCTTGCCCGGTATTAGAATGGCGTTCCAAATAACGTTGCAAGTTCCAATCTGTGCCAACATTGCCCTCCGGTGCTATTAGTCCAGGAAACTCCAGTTCACAGAAAACCACAGACTAATTAGTGTCAACCAGGCACACCTGTCACCCAGCCTCACACCTTTGAAGAGGGGTGACTTGTTGAGTACCCGTTCTCTGAGTAAAAAGAAAAGACTTAAACAGGGCTAAcaagagaaacagccccaaaactaaaaacatgaaagaggctgaaatgaaaaatgctCCAAACCACTGGAAAACAGGGAAAAGAGAGCCACTAAAAAAAGGATTctcataacatttttcattgttattaAGAGGATCTGCCTTTGTATGAGCACACCATTTAGGCATCTCCTTTGCCTgtctttttctgcattttcccACCCCAAGTCTTAGAAGGGCAGTTCCACCCAGTGGCATATTGGTAGCATGCGCAAACATTGCATACAAGCTCATCCACACCCATTATCAATTACATCACTTATATTCTTATAATCTATACACAATAACATTGATAATATACAACCAATCATCGAATCCTAATTCACTGAAACCCTTTCCCTTAAGTTTATGTGACTACAAGCTTTGTTGGCAAATGCCAGCCTATCATGTAGttgcagaaataaataaatacatttgctaGCATGATTTTTGATCTTATCACATGATATTAAAGAATGATTGTGAACTTACTTCCATTCGACAGTCCTCCATTCATTGAGCTCTGTAAGAAATGCATGAGTTATTGTAGGAGCTAGTAAAACATGGTGTACCTCAAGAAGAACTTGACTCAAAATATGTTAACAAAAAATGGCCTGAGATGTGTTTGTACCCATTTTTAATGGCTATGTTTAGAGGTTGTTTTAGGCTGGCATCTTCTGTACCACAGAATTTGCAATGTCATTTCTGTGGTAACCAGTGAAAAGTCCAGTACAGTTTATTActtttacaatttaaaaaacattaaaatattacaatcaATAAATAACAGTTGTAAGTTATAGGAATTCATATAACCTGAAATCAGCCTGATTTTAGGGAAGAGACCCTAAAAAGTCTTACAGGATGTTTAAGAACTGAATTCCCTAATCGGATTGACTGATGTGCAGAATTCTTACATACCAACAGTGACCATGGCAGAGCAGGAGGCGGTACCCTCCTTATTATTCAGGTTTAATGTGTAGTTCCCTTCATCTCCTTCCTGAGCATTTGCAATTTCCAAGATGCATGTTTTGCcaatttgctttattttatgcTTGCCCTCCACGCATTCcagtttttgtccattcttttcCCACGTTGGAATGAATACTTCTGTGTTCGTCTTACAGTTAAGAGTGATAGTTTGTCCAggttttacttgtttttcagCCAAAACAGTGGCAAATTCTATggaaaaacaatagaaaaacacaTTCAACAGAGAATGCATTCATAAAGTTTCAGATAACACTGGAAACTTTGCTACCTCTATATCTACAAGTACACCAAACGTTAAGTTGAACCTGCTGCAAAGAGGAAAAACTTGCTCTGTATACATGTAGTCATGGAGCTATCCAAGTTTCCAACAACACAAATAGACGGCATCTTCATGTTTAGCAAAAATACAGCAACAACGAAACAACAGCAATATTCATCAGCAATTGTGCAACATATCAACATGGTATTAAATGTACCAGCACTTGACAAAACCTGCTTGAGCTGACATCTTCAATTCTTTTGAAACAGTGATGGGAAATACATATTcagactttttgtttttgtaatgccacttcaaatttaaatcatccagcacacacacttttcgtcccgctcccctcaggtaggaggctgcGAAGCACTAAGAGTAtaacaaccagactgagaaacagcttcttccctcaagctgtaagactcttaaattccaattagacaatcaatgcaatggcacttcatgtccacttatttattgctgctgctgtactgaatcagtgcctccactatatcacccctacacgtcactttatacgttaccagtattaagatgtacactttctacctcgtactcatgctgctgttatttgcatcttactatttattgttacttttgttcttgggagttaactgagaccttgagtacactatttcgttccacctcatgtaccacatgtaaTGCGAATGCctcatcttatcttataaaATAGTGCAAATATATAAACTTAACATGCATTGTGTTCATAAGCATAAACAAGGACATATTTAACAaagaaactgaaatgaaaaaacCCAAATGAACAGTATGAGTTCAGTTAtagttttggctttttttataCACCtggttttattatacacttctataacctaagaatagcccaGCCAGCTTGCATTGAAGCCttgtagtaactgaataataagctttagcaTGTACAAAGACTAAATTCATTGGCTAATCAACTGAGTGAGTGCATGTACAATTTCCTGATGACTTGCCTGTATGACCAAACACATTATTATGAAAGataatatggaaaaaaaatacttcagtCCACGTCAGCATTTTGCTGTGGATGTTTACCATCAAACTAGTTCGAATGTTAGTATTTGTGGGATGGTGTTCTCCTGTGACTAGGGGCAGACTATATGCAAATAAGGGAAAATGGTTGTTGGACCATGTGTCTTGCAAACTAAAACAGGGCTTCATGAACATAAGTGCATTACTACAACCTTATTTGCTGTTAATGTCACTTATGTTTTAAGTCCAATTTTAGTGCAGACTAAAACCACATTATGCACTATATATTATACtgcttgatttaaaaaaaatgatatatataaatatataatatatatataaaactttaaCAAACCAAGTATTCAGATCTAAACTTACCAGGCTTGGTCTGTAATACTCCCATGTTTGAATCTctggaaatgaagaaaaaagaaagttttataAATTATTTCTATTATACAGTGGATGTTCTAGGACTGTGTAAATGTGGTGGGCATTGGGTGGCCAGGGCAAGTTTTATGTGAAAGGAATAACACTGATATTAGATGAAAGGAAAACGcaataaagcatatttttaaacatgcatTATAGAGATAGAGCAGTGAAACCACTAGAGGGCATTACTTTGACTATAACACCTTTTTAAACAACACTCATTCAGTGcattataaatatacacaccGGTGCATACAATGCAAAATTGAGCTAATGTGAACTTATTTGCCAGCCTCCTGTTCAAAATTTCCTTTCCATTCTAAGCGATTTAAGTGATCCCAAGAATTTATATGAAAagacttttattattttcctaCCGAATCACTGAAACATACATAATGTAACATAGTTTTGTGCAACAAAAGACAACTTAAGACTCAGGGTGTCCTGCATTAGTGGAACATATTTTATGAGAAGTGAGATTTTCTGACTTTCTTTAAGATTACTGACTTTCTTAAGATTACTTAAGATtatgattaagtgaccctttgtagtcccacaatggggaaatcacctccacatttgacgcttctgtgcagtgaaaccccacatacacactagtgagcgcacacacacacacacactagggggcagtgagcacacttgcccagagtggtgggcagccctatccacagtgcccaaggagcagttgggggttaggtgtcttgctcagggacacctcaatcacgtactgttggctctgaGGGTCAAACCGGTGAcattctggtcacagggctggttccctaacctccagcccatgactgccccccaaGTGTGTAGATGGTTGTCACTatgtgttaaaataataatacaaaaaaaaagcatttggtATGGATAGAAATAGAAAAGGTaacacttttacattttaaattttgtgacaaacaagctaaaaaaaattctattttaaGAAGCATTTAAGGTCTTTTAAGGCCTATAAGGTAATGCAGAGGAAACAAATGGACTAGGTTCATATTAAAACTTCAAATAATGATCACAGCGGTGAATTCCAGagtaaatcaacacaaaaagcattttttgaTGATGTTTTGAAACCCTTTCTTGTTTTTGTACTCTGGTTAAAATTGAGAAGCAGCTGGAACTTCCACTGTGTGATTGTGcgtatttgtgtgagtgtgtgtgtgacacttTCTCGTTGCTACATTAATTGTTTGGTGAGAATGGCGTCTCAGCCCTGCTCTGTTCTCGAATCCTCTGGGAATACTGCAGGTCAAATCTGCATTTTATGTCATATTAAATTACAGATGGTGAATGCAGATTTATGCAGAACTAGTGCATCTGCCAGTGTCTAGGAGCCACAACAGctcaaagtggtagaccacagAAACTCACAGGGAATAGCCATCAATACAGAGTTCCAAATTGCCCCTGGAAACAAGATCAGCTGAAGAACTGTGCATTGGGAActtcatgaaatatgaattatggccgagcagctgtgCACAAGCCTGAGATCACTACGCAGTGCCAGGCGTCAGCTGGATTAGTGTAAAGTACGACCCCACTACGCTCTGAACCAGTGGAAaggtgttctttggagtgatgaatcacacttcactatcttGCACTCTGATGATGAACCTGgtagatgccaggagaacatgcCCTACCACAATTCGTAGTACCAATAGTAAGGTATAGTGGAAGAGGGAAAACtgtctggagctgtttttccGGGTTCTGGCTAGGCTTCTTAGGGAAGGGTAATGTTAAAACATGGTAGATAATCATGTgattccaacatcagtgcctgggATCACAAATGCTTTTTGATTGAATGGgcataaattcccataaatacactcCAAAGTCAggcggaaagccttcccaaaagagtgaTGGCTGTTTAACTGCAGAGAggggccaactccatattaatatcCATGATTTTGGAATGAGATCTCCAGTAAGCTCATagaggtaataataataataataataattattatttatttttatatagcgctttatcaaggacccaaagacacttacaattcaaagtacataaataacacactaacacagacgACAAGAGCACAATactacaaacaaaaagacaaggcaGTGTATGGGAGGTCATATGAAAGAGCATAGCAGACTCAGGGCAGGTTATGAGTGTGGTGGGGCAGACCAGTTATATAAGAAATGCTGGATAATAGACTGGTCAGACATTGAAGGCATGAGGGAGGTTATAGGCAAGTGTGAAAAGATAAGATTTCAGGTTAGACTTGAATATGGAGAGTGAATTGGATTGTCTGACCAGTAGtggaagagagttccagagtcTAGGGGCAGATCTGGAGAAGGCTCGGTCACCAAGCCTTGGAGGTTAGATGGAGGGACGGTAAGTAGACCAGCTGAAGAcgacctgagagagcgagagggttTATAGGGAAGAATAAGATCAGACAGGTAGGAAGGGGTAAGACCGTTAAGAGCTTCATAGGTGAGGAGAAGAATTTTGATCTGTATGCGTTTTTTGCGAATTTTGAACTGAGGTGTGTCAATGGGTAAGTCACGGGTAAGAGTGTTATTAGGCACAGGGCTATTTTtctctcatctgaccacagaatccAGTTCTAGTAACATAAAGCAAACTCCAGGTATACATCATCAAAATGGTTTGTTGGTGTGTCTGAATGTGGTTTTGGGAACTTGGTGATCCCAAAATGGTACCATCTTCTACAAATATCCAACCGTGATCCTTGTAGAAATGTTTGCCTCTCTAGCCATCCTCCTACCTGTAAGTTTTCAATACAGCTCCCCTGTTGTTTAAAACTTCTTAGTGTCACAATGTGTTGCTATTAcggaataaaaatgaaacaacagaaatgggaACATGTTTCAGTTACTAGAGGTGCGTTATAGTTTTGAGGCTTTTTTAGGCCAAATTTACCTCATAAATGAGCAATAACATAATGTACGGCATCCCTAccttatgttttaaaatgacaagATATAGCCACTTCTAGACTGACGTCTTAACCATCAAGACAGAGAATATTTCATGACCTTTTGAACTTTTAACAAGGTGCCAGTAGTTATCAAGTGAGCGACTGAGTGTAGCATGTGGATAACACAAATAGTGCATGGCAAAatatggactacagtctctaaaccttcaaaacattgaaaaacaagaactgacccaAGCAGGAAGCAATGGCACTTACGGTTCTAGTTCTAGATCACTTTCCGGCTTGCTTGAGATACAGCTGGAACCttgttaaaaaacaaatgtaatgacTTGGTTGTCATTTTAGTCCTTTAATGCCAGTCTAACATATCTAATCTGGCTAATCATCTAACTGCTGACATGAAACAATGGTCTGCttatgttttgtgaaaatatgAGAAGGTTTGAGAGTTAAtgatgttagcattagcttccCAACTAGCTTAGTGAGCTCTTTACAAACTAAAATAGCAATCGACACCAACACATCATTCTAGCTTTATGTGCTGGTGCTCATTGAGTGATGTAATACTGCTTGGTGACTTTAGCCTCACCTAGAAGAGTAAATCATTCACTAAACTGGCTTTGGCTTGAGCTGCAAGTGTTACCGTATAGGAGAGAACGCCCTTCGAGAACAGGTCCTGTTAATAGAGGCCCTGAACAAACACCAAAATCCATAAAGAAAAACCTTCAGTACTGGACTGATGATTTCTATTTCTTTGGTGTCCAAGTTTCTGTTACTTTACTACTGTACACCAGCACAGCATGCTAAGGGAGATATGCCAGCATGTATACACTAGACTTGGACTTTGACTTTGATCCTTATCTCCCTCTACTTATGTACCAGTTGTTTCTGAAGGCTATAATCGACACAGTAGACAGTGGACCCACATAAAGCAAGTAAATAAGCTCAAAATGAACAGCTGgcataaaatatgaaatctgAATTCTGAACCTACTTCAACTAAtatgatgtgttttattttttgagctAATGTAGTAAGTACCCAAAACTTTACAGGGCACAAATGCTGAAACCAGTcctttgcatgtaaatgtggtcaGTTATGGTCACATTTACCATGTTTTATCATTTCAAATGCAGTTACTTACTTATTTCGATTTACTATCCAAAGTTCCAGCTGAACCTACATGTTCACTAAAATTGTAAGACTAAAATTGGTGTTTTAATGAACAAAGTGTCCAAAAAAAGTTTGCATCATGTTCCTGGCACTGGATTCCGTCGTCAGATGAGACAACAATAGCACGTTGTGCCTAATAACACCCTTTACCCGTGAATTACTGCTTGTTGGCAGGGCACAAAACAGATTCTTGTTATGTAAGCTTACCATTTGACATTCTACTAACTAAAAATTTAAAGctaactttttaaagtttttgaagattttttttatatacagtgtttttttttatatgtaatgttgttgATTGCTGatatcaaatctgaaaaaagggTGTCCTTGTGTAACTTTCTTCCGCTAAagggtttaaaaaaatgtctcaggccaaaatcttatctcagAGCTAGCATAAAACAGTGTCCCAGATATCAGGTAACGTTTTTGTCACCGTTTCATGTTTACAACTTTCTGCGAGGTGAAAACGCTTAAATAttgctcctatcaccacctgtCATTTCCTTAGAAGAACGCATTCGACACCAATGAGCTCTGAATGACCCTCTGTATGTTGACTTCATTGTGAAATATCAGTGGACTTCCTTTTTAATCTGCACTAAAGAAAGTGTTTTGCATAAATCCATGCATGAAGTATTTAAACCTAAATTGAATTCCCAGCAGCTTGACTTACCTGTATGAGATGTGTGAAGTGTTGGCCTCTGTCTGCTGATCTGTGcctgctgctctctctgtctgtatatatacacagtctTTCACTTTCAGTTGTATGCAGTGCGTGTGAGGAGGGCTTGTGTGAGGGTAGAGAAAACCCTGGTTACTGACTGTAGGCCATAACTTTAAGCATGTGTATCTGTTCTCTTGTTAATACTGTGAATTTAGCATTGAAGCTAATTCCTAACAGTTTTTTCATGTGTTAAAATAGCTATGATGTTCCAGGACATGTGGGCTTTGTCCAGGTCAACTAAGCACAACAGACTCGCAGATACACACCAGAAGAGACTGTACTTTGCGTAAATATGCTGCTATTTTCACAGGATGTATAAAGAAGTTGAGCAAACTCAGTGTAATTTGCTTAACGCTTCATTTCGTTGTCTAAGTACGGGTTTCTAAACACTGGTACGTCTTTTTAGTctcatagcgctgagttgtcttattacagtggaaggatggacagaaactcatGTGGCTGTTGTggtgtctgccaggtcttgcgggtggttgctaggagtccaatttgtagtttttcattcttttttgaactcctgtttttttcaatCATTGTCTGTTCACTTTCTGCTTCGTcatataaatcaataaatggCACTTACCAGTCAGTGGACTggaaatctgtaaaaaaaaaaaaagcgggtgatctctgactttttagTTCCAGTTGAAATACCAGAGGGTCTCTAGTATTTATGTCTTAAAAcgtagtttttttgtttttgtttttttagtgctttaata from the Pygocentrus nattereri isolate fPygNat1 chromosome 6, fPygNat1.pri, whole genome shotgun sequence genome contains:
- the LOC108430464 gene encoding interferon-induced protein 44-like → MGVLQTKPEFATVLAEKQVKPGQTITLNCKTNTEVFIPTWEKNGQKLECVEGKHKIKQIGKTCILEIANAQEGDEGNYTLNLNNKEGTASCSAMVTVELNEWRTVEWKEKPMIENLRSFKIGSDKVSELRFLLYGPVGAGKSSVINTIKSIFERRQFINCLASAESSKSYTIYYQKYSVAQGKFFPFAFNDIMGVEKEKCEGVLTDDIISALKGHVKEDYQFFSTHPLSKDSTYYLTNPSLSDMMHCLVNVIPADKLVLIKGDFIRKIKAVRQAARRMGMPQVVFLTRVDRACPMAKANLRNVYKSKKIRDKMYECSNLLGIPLNCIFPVGNYHEETGMNEDINCLMLDALTKITDWANDYVVKCSNKQVHVE